The sequence below is a genomic window from Gammaproteobacteria bacterium.
GGCTTTGAACCAACGACAGTGATTGATTTAATGGATGATGTGCCACAAGTGATCAGGCAGGGGCGCGGTGATGCCAGTGTATTTACTCATTAGAAAATACGGAATGAATTAAAGAAGCTCTGAGCTTATGGATACGAATATAATACAAACAATAGCTATTTGGGTTTTGCCTGTGCTGTTTGCAATTACAGTGCATGAAGCCGCACATGGCTGGATGGCCAAGCGTTTGGGTGACTCTACCGCGATGATGTTGGGACGGTTAACCCTTAATCCTATTAAACACATTGATCCTATTGGCACGATACTGGTGCCTGTTGTGTTATTAATATCAGGAAGTGGCTTTCTTTTCGGTTGGGCGAAACCTGTACCAGTTACTTGGGAAAATTTAAAAAATCCTCGCCGAGATATGGCATTGGTCGCACTGGCGGGGCCTGCGTCTAACTTGATTATGGCCATCATGTGGGCGATTGTCGCTAAAATTGCGATCGTAATTGATGGAGGAGGAGGGGTGTTGCAACCCTTGATTTTAATGGGGCTTGCCGGTATACAAATCAATATTATATTAATGGTGCTTAATCTTTTACCTATACCGCCGCTTGATGGTGGGCGAATTGTTACGGGACTATTGCCTGGGCCAATGGCTTGGCAGTTTAGTCGTATCGAACCATTTGGGTTATTTATTTTAATCGGTTTGTTGCTCATTGGTGTGCTTTGGCAAATATTAGGGCCGATTGTTGCGGCGGCTCAAAGTTTTATTTTTCTTATTACGGGATTGTAAGCGGAGGCTTTCTTGAATTCAGTTCCTTCACGAAACCAGCGAGTGCTTTCAGGGATGCGTTCCACTGGCAAGCTTCACTTGGGCCATTATCATGGCGTTCTTAAAAATTGGTTGTCACTACAGCATGAGTATGACTGCTTCTTTTTTGTAGCAGACTGGCATGCATTGACGACACATTATGATGATCCATCAATCATTCAAAAAAGTGTTTGGGATATGGTGGTTGATTGGCTGGCTGTGGGTATAAACCCCAGCGCGGCTAAAATTTTTATTCAATCCCGTGTTCCTGAACATGCTGAATTACATCTGCTGCTCTCCATGATGACTCCACTAGGATGGCTGGAGCGTGTTCCAAGCTATAAAGATCAGCAAGAAAAACTGAAGGAAAAGGATCTCGATACCTATGGTTTTCTGGGTTATCCACTGCTGCAAAGCGCGGATATTCTTATCTATCGCGCAGGCCAGGTGCCGGTGGGTGAAGATCAGGTGGCACATATTGAGTTGACGCGTGAAGTTGCGAGGCGCTTTAATCATCTTTATGGTCGTGAGCCTGATTTTGAAAAAAAAGCAGTGAACGCGATTAAAAAACTGGGGAAAAAACAGGCAAAACTTTACAATAGTTTTCGCAGAGCTTATCAGGAGCAGGGCGATGCTGAAGCTTTAGGGAGTGGGCAAGCACTGCTGGCGGACAATCAAAATCTTGTTCGATCTGATCGTGAACGACTTTATGGTTATCTGGAGGGCTCTGGAAAAATTATTTTGCCAGAGCCTCAAGCACTATTAGCTCCTGTATCAAAAATGCCAGGGTTAGATGGCCAAAAAATGTCCAAATCGTATGGTAATACGATTAGTTTGCGTGAATCTCCTGAAGTAGTCACACAAAAAATACGTAAAATGCCAACTGATCCCGCTCGTGTGAGGCGTACAGATCCAGGTGATCCAAACAAGTGCCCTGTTTGGGAGTGGCATCAAATTTATTCAGAAGATGATATTCGTGCAGAGGTGAAAGCAGGTTGCCGCAGCGCAGGTATTGGATGTATTGATTGCAAACAGCATATCATTGATGCAGTTATAAAAGAGCAGGCTCCTATTCGTGAACGTGCAAAAGAGTATGAAGAAAGCCCCAGTATTGTGCGCAGTATTATTGCCGAAGGTTGTGATGAAGCACGCGACGAAGCACGTAAAACATTGAGTGAAATTAAGAAGGTTATGGGGCTGAACTATAAGTAATTGTTGAGTATACAGTGAATAAACCAGAGTTCGGCCCACAAATACCACTTGCTCTGGTCGAGGGGCAAGCGGTGACAGAGCTTCCCAAGGATTTATACATCCCACCAGATGCTTTACAGGTTATTTTGGAAACCTTTGAAGGGCCTCTGGATCTGTTGCTTTATCTCATCAAACGTCAAAATCTGGATATTCTGAATATACCCATTGCAGACATTACGCATCAATACATGGGCTATGTTGAATTGATGAAGTCTATGAATTTAGAGTTGGCTGCAGAATATCTGGTGATGGCCGCCATGTTGGCAGAAATCAAATCACGAATGTTGTTGCCCAGACCATCTGATGTCGAAGATGAAGACGATCCACGGGCAGAGCTCATCAGGCGTTTACAAGAGTATGAGCGATTTAAACAAGCGGCGCAGGATATTGATTGTTTGCCACGAATTGAGCGAGAAATTTTCCCCGTGCAGGCCGAAGTTCCAGTGACAAATATAACCCCATTAGTGCCTACAGTTGAGCTGGCTGATATTTTTTTGGCTTTGAAAGATGTCATTGCACGAGCAGAACTATTTACTCACCATGAGATTAAAAAAGAAGCTCTTTCTGTGCGGGAACGTATGACGAAGGTATTAACTCAATTAAGAGATGACAGGTTTTGTGAGTTTACATTGTTGTTTCCTCTGGATGAAGGGCGGGCAGGGGTTGTCGTGACACTGCTGGCAATTTTAGAATTGGTCAAAGAGTCACTGATTGAGATGATTCAAAACGATCTGTTTGCTCCGATTTATGTCAAAACAGCGGGTTCGATGAATGAATCAGCAACAGCTTAAAAATATCATTGAAGGCGCACTGCTGACAGCAGGCCAGCCTTTGACTGTTCACCGGTTATTGGCACTGTTTGAGGCGGAAGATCAACCTTCACATCAGGAGATTCATGATGTTTTAGATAGGCTGAGTGAAGAGTATGAATCACGAGGCATGGAACTGAAAGAGGTTGCGAGCGGGTTTCGCATTCAAATCAAACAATCGCTTGCGCCGTGGGTATCGAAACTATGGGAAGAGCGCCCCGTACGTTACTCACGTGCACTGCTGGAAACGTTGGCTTTGATTGTTTATCGTCAGCCAATTACACGGGCAGAAATTGAAGAAGTTCGTGGAGTTAGTGTCAGCACTTCAATTATTAAAACATTATTGGAGCGCGAATGGGTGCGTGTTGTAGGGCATAAAGAGGTTCCGGGTAAGCCCGCACTGTATGGCACAACAAGTGAGTTTCTTGACTATTTTAATCTGAAAAAACTGGATGAATTACCCGATTTATCAGATCTTTCTGATTTGGATAGTATTGAAAAAAAGTTTAAAAATGAATTGTCAGCAATTAATGTAACGCTGCGACAAGCGTAACGAAGGTGAAATAATGAGAGAGAGAATACAAAAATTATTGGCGCAGTCTGGTTTTGGGTCACGCCGAGAAATTGAGGGCTGGATTCGAGCTGGGCGAATCACGGTTAATGGTCAGTTAGCTAAGCTGGGTGATGTGGCTTCGGAAGATGATAAATTAACTCTGGATGGGCGTTTGGTTCATCTGAAAAAACGTGAAACTGTTACAACGCGAGTACTGGCTTACCACAAACCCGTTGGACAAGTATCTACCCGCAGTGATCCTGAAGGTCGCCCGACTGTTTTTAACAGTTTGCCGCGGCTGTCGGGTGAGCGCTGGATTGCTGTGGGTCGTCTTGATTTTAATACCAGTGGCTTGATATTAATGACCAATAACGGTGAATTAGCGAATCGTTTGATGCATCCATCGAATGGCATGGATCGAGAGTATGCCGTGCGTATACTCGGCGAAGTTGATAACGACATGTTGCAGCGTTTGCGTGATGGCGTAATGCTGGAGGATGGTAAAGGCCGTTTTGAAGATATTGTAGACAGCGGTGGAGAAGGGGCTAATCATTGGTATCACGTTGTTCTAAAAGAAGGGCGCAACCGCGAAGTTCGGCGTTTGTGGGAGTCGCAAGGTGTCAGGGTCAGTCGATTGCAGCGTGTACGCTTCGGGCCAATTATTTTACCGCGTAAAATTAGACCTGCAAAATTTCAAGAGTTGGAAGAGGGCGATCTTACCGTGTTGATGGAAGAAGTCGGTATGAAATACCGCAGACCAGTGACCACTAAAAAAGGGAGCCAGCGCGTGACACGTGCACCCAAGTCTAAATATTCAAGAAAAACTAAATTTTAAAAACATGCTTGCGGTAATGGATGAGTTCATTAATTGAGTCTTTGATATCATCCATTGCCAAGTGCGAAGAGCTTTTTTTGATCATTTTTACAATATCAGGTGACCAATGCTGTGTAAGCACTTTGATTGTGCTGACATCCAGATTTCTGTAATGAAAATAGTTCTCAAGCTCTTTCATATGACGATATAGGAAGCGACGATCCTGGCAAATGCTGTTGCCGCAAATTGGCGAACTGTTCTCTGGAACATATTTTTTGAGGAAGTCTAACGTTTCTCGTTCAGCTTCAACTTCAGTATATTGGCTTGCCTTGACTCGGTGAGTCAACCCTGATTTTCCGTGTTGTTTGGTATTCCATTCATCCATGCCTGCGAGCACTTCATCACTTTGATGAACAGCAATAATAGGGCCTTCTGCAACTGTATTAAGCTCGCTGTCGGTAATGACTGTTGCAATTTCAATAATACGATCATGATCTGAGTCTAACCCTGTCATTTCCAAGTCAATCCAGATGAGATTATTTTTATTTTGCAGCATGTTTTAACTCCTTTTTTTTATAAAAAGTACTTCGGCTAAAGCACTTTTGTTCTGGCTTATGAGATCAGCAAGTGTGTATTGATCGAGTACTTTTAAAAATTGTTGGGTGGCTTGATCCAGAATTTGGGTGAGTTGGCATATTTCCGAAATAACACAGTTCTGAGTTAAATTATTACAATCGAATGCGGATAAATTGACTTCAGTGTGGCGTATGAGGTCGCCGATATTAATTTCACTGGGTGGCTTGTTAAGGGTGGCTCCCCCATTTTTTCCAAGTACTGTGTGAATGAACCCGCCCAATGAGAGCTGATATACTACTTTTGCAATATGATGTCTGGAAATATTATAGCTTTGAGCAATCTCATTAACAGTCACAACTTCGCCTTGTTTGACAGCTAAATAGATCAATACGCGCAGTGAGTAATCGGTGTAACGTTTTAATTGCATTTTATGGCGATGACTCTATTTCACGCCTTCCGGAAAAGGCATGAGATAAGGTTCCACCATCGACAAACTCCAGTTCACCCCCTAGAGGCACACCGTGAGCAATGCGTGTTGTTTTGATCTGTCGACTGCGTACCATTTCACCAATGTAGTGCGCAGTGGCTTCACCTTCAATGGTTGGGTTGGTGGCCAGAATGATTTCTTTTATTTTGCCTGAATCAAGATGTGTTGCGAGCTGGTTTAAGCCGATTTCATCAGGCCCCAGGCCATCAATAGGGGAGAGGTGCCCCATCAATACAAAGTATCGCCCCTGAAATCCGGTTGATTGCTCAATGGCTTGTACATCGGTCGGCATTTCTACGATACAAAGCAGGCTGCGATCTCGTTTTTCATTGGAACATAAACGACAGACTTCCTTTTCACTCAAATTTCTACAGATTGAGCAGTGCCCCACTTTATCAGCCGCTTCGGTCAGATAGTGCGCGAGGCGGCGTGCGCCATTTCGGTCACGCTCTAAAAGATGAAATGCCATGCGTTGTGCAGACTTAGGACCCACTCCAGGCAGGCAGCACAGAGAGTCAATAAGTTGGGCAACGAGTGGTTCTTGAGTCATAAATATTTTTCAATCACTTAATTAGCTTAGAATGGCATTTTAAAACCAGGAGGCATTGGGAACCCTGCAGTCATGCCGGACATTTTTTCCTGACTCTCTTTTTCAATTTTACGTACGGCATCATTAACGGCGGCAGCAAGAAGGTCTTCAATCATCTCTTTGTCATCATCCATGAGTGCATCATCAATACTGACACGTTTCACATCATGTTTGCCTGTCATGATGACACTGACCATGCCGCCCCCTGCTTGCCCAGTCACTTCCATGGTTGCAAGATCTTCCTGAGCTTGTTGCATATTTTCCTGAATTTTCTGAGCTTGTTTCATCAGGTTGCCTAAATTTTTCATAGCAGTCTCCTTTTATAATGTAACTTGTTCGGGCTAGGGAAGTGGTTTTATTGAGTCAGTAACGACTCTGGCATTAAATCTATCTTGCAGTGCTTTAACATGAGCATCTTCAGAAATGGATTGTTTGGCCATTTCTAAACGCTCATCCGCTTTACGTTGCTGGCGTACAGCGGGTGTTTCTGTTTTGAGTGATGTTGCTGGTTCACTTTTCAGCTGGTCTTTTGATTCAAATATAAGTTTTACTGGAGCACTGAAGTAGTGTTGTAACGCCTTTTCCAGCCTTTCGATCAATTGTGGGCTGCGTAATCGCTCACCATTACGATCAACTTGCAAGGTTATCGTATTGCCGTCACGGTTTTTATACAAACTATTAAGTGCCAGTTGTTGAACCAGGCCTGTTAATTGTAATGACTCAACGATGGTATGCCAATCGTCTGAAGGAGAAGCTGCGGGTTGAGTCTGTATTTTTTGCCTAGAAGTTTTAAGGGGGGGTGTCACTTCTGGCTTTGAAGGTTTAGATTTTGCTAACTCTTTAGCGGCTGCAATCGCCTGTTTTGCTGGGCTGAGAACGGGTGCTTCAGGTTGCTGCTCTGGAGCTTTGGGTGGTTTTTGAGTTTTTATATTCAGTGATGCAGCCAGTGCCGGTTTTTTTTGTGGAACTGCAGCGGTGGGTTGTATGTTTTTTTCTGAGTTTGGAGTCGTATTTGATGCAGGTACAGGTCTGAATGCCAGCATACGTAACATGATCATTTCGAAACCCGTGCGTAAGTCGGGTGACAAGGATAAATCTCGTCGACCCATTAAGGCTATTTGATAATAAAGCTGAACATCTTGTGGTGATATATTTTCTGCAAGCTGTACGATAATCTCTCTATTATCCTCATCATCACTAAAAGCCGATGGAGCGGTTTGTTGCAGTGCAACACGATAAAACAGGGCAATCAGATCAGCGAGTACGCCATTAAAATCCGGGGCTTGCTCGGCGAGTTGGTGAACGCAGCCTAGCAAAGCTTCTGCACTGTTTTCGGCGAGTGCTTGTGCCAATTTTAATACATGTGTTTGTTCAATGGTGCCAAGCATCTCATGCATTTGAGCGGTCGTTAGTTGGCCACCGCTGTATGCTATGGCTTGATCAAGCAGGCTGAGTGCATCGCGCATACTGCCATCAGCAGCACGCGCAAGTTGCTTTAATGCGCTGTTTTCTGCTTCAATTTTTTCAGCTGTCAACACATAGCTTAAATGCTCTTGAATCAGCTCTGGAGGTAAACGTTTCAGGTTGAACTGCAAGCAACGAGAAAGAATGGTGGCAGGTAGTTTTTTCGGGTCGGTTGTTGCAAGTAAAAATTTGACGTGAGGTGGTGGTTCTTCCAGAGTTTTTAGTAGTGCATTGAAGCTGTGCGTTGATAGCATATGCACTTCGTCAATAAGGTATACTTTGTAGCGACCGCGCGTTGCTGCGTATTGTACGTTATCAAGTAACTCTCGGGTATCTTCCACTTTGGTACGAGAGGCGGCATCAACTTCAATCAGGTCAATAAAACGTCCGTCATTAATCTCTTGGCAAATACTACATTGACCGCATGGAGTCGAGCTGACCCCCGCTTCACAGTTGAGTGACTTGGCAAAAATGCGGGCAATGGTTGTTTTACCTACGCCCCGGGTACCCGTAAAAAGGTAGGCGTGGTGCAGGCGGTCGTTATCCAGCGCATTGGTGATTGCGCGCAGTACATGAGTCTGACCGACCATTTCGCTAAAGATGCCTGGGCGCCATTTACGCGCCAGCACTTGATAACCCATAGCTGCACCTGTTTTAAAGCTTGCTAATTTCCAAGCTTAAGAGTATATGGGTGGCAACTTGTACCCGCCGAATCCCGGCACACGCATCTGCTGCTGCCGTTGCTCCCTTCCGAGTCTGGCGGGGTTCACAGCGTAGCGTTGCGAGAAGACCGATACAAGTCACCATAAACTTTTGTTGTTTTACAACATCGGCGCATTATCAGTGATAATGCGCCGCTATTCAATCTGTTTTAAAAATTATTTATTTTGTGAACGTTCTTAAAGAAAGCTTAAAATCCTTTAATTGATGATTCTACAAAGTCTTTCCATGAGGTGGCCGCTTGATAATCTTTTGGAACCGAGTATTTTGCAAGGTCAAATTTCTTTTTTTCTACTGAAATGACCTCTTGCTCATCACGTATTGTGTCATCCTTGGAATTAGTTTTTTGAGGCATATCTGGAGTCGCTGCAAACATACCGTTACCGTACTTGATTCGTTTAATAAAATAGCCTTTATCATCTAACGTCGCTTCTGCATCTTTTTCAGGATCTTTCATTTTTTTGCCGAACATGGCTTCTTGCATGCCGCCCATTGTCTCTTTGAACTCTTTGGATAGTTTATCCAGTTTTTTAATATCAATCTCTTTGGAAATATCTTTCTCTAATGCCTTTGAAACCCATATTTCGCTGACTTTTTCATCACCTACCTTTAATACATACAGATCAGAATCATAGCCTTGTATAGAGGTTGAACCCTCTTTTTTTACGGTGATTTTTACATCACTCTGTTTTGGTAACATCTGCTCCATCATTTGCTTCATATAGGCTTGGTCTTCACTGCTCATTGCAGCTTTGCCTTCTTCGACTTTACTGGACATGAAACTCTTGAAAGCTGGTGCCATGCCTTTGCAGTCACCCATAAAGTACGATTTTTCACTGTGATTGAGTTGTGTGCAGTTGTTACTGTTGAAATCAATAATGGCGGACAGAGTGCCATTTTGCTGATTTATATATGTACCACTTTGAAAAATATGAGCTTCAATATTATCGCCACTTTTCTGTTTGACCATAATTCCGGCACTGACTGCGCTGCAAGCAAATGAGCTACTAATCAGTACGGCTAAAACTTTATTTGTTATTTTCATTATATTTTCCTCTGTTTAACATCGAGTCGATCTCGTAAGTAATCGCCGAGCAAGTTTACTGCAAGTACCACCAGCATTAAAGCAATTCCTGGAATAATTACCATATGAGGTGCGACTAACATGTATCTTGCGCCATCACGAATCATGCTACCCCATGATGCATCGGGGGGCTGAATGCCTAAGCCAAGAAATGAAAGCCCTGCTTCACCGATAATTACGGCAGCGACACCGAATGTGGCTTCAACAATCAATGGAGCCATAATCAGTGGCAGTAGATGTCGAATTACAATCTGAAAAGGGGGGATGCCGAGTGCTTCTGCGGCCTGCACATGCTCTCTTTGTCTGATAGAAAGCACTTGGGCACGAGAGAGACGTGCATAGCCAACCCAACCGACTGTGCAAAGTGCGATAACAACATTATCTATACCTGGACCCATTAAGCCTGCCATGGCGATGGCAAGAAGAATGCCAGGAAAAGCGAGGAATATATCAATGATTCGCACAATAAGGTGATCCCACCATCCGCCAATATAGGCACTAAAAGCGCCAACGAGTGTTCCTACCACTGTGGAGATTAAAATCACCCAGAATACGACATAAAATGAACTCTTTGCACCCATCACCAGACGATCCCAAAGGGGTCGTCCAAGATCATCATAACCCAGCCATGCCTCTATGTTGGGTGGTGTTAATATTTCAGTGAGATTGACTAAATTTGGTTGAAGTGGGAGCAGGGAGCCGAATAGAGCAAAAAACAGCCATAAAATGACGATTGCGAGTGGAATGTAGAAGCGCACCGTTATGAGTTTCCAAGTCGGATGCGTGGATCAATCAACGCATAAACTACATCAGTCAATGTATTAACAACAACATAAGTGAGAGCAATCACCAAAATACAGGCTTGCACAACGGGGTAATCGCGACGATTGATTGAATCAATTGTTAATTGACCAATTCCGGGCCATGAAAAAACAATTTCGGTAATTACAGCACCGCCAAGTAGTACGCCAAGTTGCAAACCCAGAATGGTAATAACGGGTAGCAAGGCATTGCTTAAACCATGTTTTAAAACAACGCGACGCTCTTTGAGTCCTTTGGCGCGAGCTGTGCGAATAAAATCTTCATCCATCACTTCAAGCAGGGCGGCGCGTATCATTCTTGATAAAATAGCTGCCATTGCCGTGCCTAGTGTGATCGCGGGTAAAATCAAAGCTGCCCAGCTCTCATGGCCACTGACGGGCAGCCAGCCGAGCCAGAGTGAAAAAACCAGGATAAGTAGGGGGCCTAGCCAGAAGTTGGGCATGGATACGCCGATGAGTGCAACTCCCATTGCGCCGTGATCCCACCAGGTATTACGCCGGATAGCAGCAATTATCCCTAAAGGAAAAGCAATGATGACTGCGACCAGCAAGCCTGCGACTGCCAGTTGAAATGTTGCTGGAAGGCGTTCAGCGAGTAGTTCAGTAATGGGGCGTTTGGAGTGAAGTGATGTGCCGAGGTCGAATTGCAGCAGGTTTCCAAAGTAGTTAACAAGTTGCTGATGAATGGGGAGGTCAAGCCCTAATGCATGGCGTAACGCTTCACGATCAGCCGGCTTCGCACTTTCGCCCAGCATCACTTCAACAGGATCACCAGGTACGAGGTGAATAAGTAGAAAGACTAGAGTGGAAACGCCGATAATAACAAAGACAGCGCTGGCTAATCGCGTTAGTATGAAATGCAACATAAGTTAATGGATACGTTTAAATGATTGCTTGGATTTTTATTGCACTATTTTTGGTTGTTGTGATCGTGATTGCACCGCGTTTTAAACACTCTATACAATTTTATATCGTACTCTTCACTATTATTCTCATGATGGCTCTCTATTTTTTCTGGCAAAGAGAAAACTCACGTGATACTGCACAAATGTTAATTCCTGCCAGTGAAATTGAGTTGACTGACTTGGCGTTTTCATTTAATCGTAAGTTCAGTGGCCAGATCACGAACAGCTCGACAGACTATACGTTAACCGAGCTGGCACTGGAAGTGGTGATCGAAGATTGTGTCCAGAGTGATTGCACTTTTTCTTCTAAAGGCTCAATGCGAATATGGAAAGAGGTCGCACCAGGGCAAACTGTTATGTTCGATCAATACCTGAAACTGGATAAGCTGGAAAAACCTAAAGGGCAGTTTCAGTGGAAAACAGAGATTGCCTACACTAAAGCTAAGTGAGTAATTTGCCCAACATTCTTTCATAAACATCAGAAAGAATATTCAGGTCTTCTGCACGTACGCATTCATTGATTTTGTGAATCGTTGCGTTAAGCGGGCCGAGTTCGAGCACTTGAGCGCCTGTGGGTGCGATAAATCGTCCATCTGATGTGCCGCCCGTTGTCGAAATTTCAG
It includes:
- a CDS encoding site-2 protease family protein; this encodes MDTNIIQTIAIWVLPVLFAITVHEAAHGWMAKRLGDSTAMMLGRLTLNPIKHIDPIGTILVPVVLLISGSGFLFGWAKPVPVTWENLKNPRRDMALVALAGPASNLIMAIMWAIVAKIAIVIDGGGGVLQPLILMGLAGIQINIILMVLNLLPIPPLDGGRIVTGLLPGPMAWQFSRIEPFGLFILIGLLLIGVLWQILGPIVAAAQSFIFLITGL
- a CDS encoding tryptophan--tRNA ligase, which translates into the protein MNSVPSRNQRVLSGMRSTGKLHLGHYHGVLKNWLSLQHEYDCFFFVADWHALTTHYDDPSIIQKSVWDMVVDWLAVGINPSAAKIFIQSRVPEHAELHLLLSMMTPLGWLERVPSYKDQQEKLKEKDLDTYGFLGYPLLQSADILIYRAGQVPVGEDQVAHIELTREVARRFNHLYGREPDFEKKAVNAIKKLGKKQAKLYNSFRRAYQEQGDAEALGSGQALLADNQNLVRSDRERLYGYLEGSGKIILPEPQALLAPVSKMPGLDGQKMSKSYGNTISLRESPEVVTQKIRKMPTDPARVRRTDPGDPNKCPVWEWHQIYSEDDIRAEVKAGCRSAGIGCIDCKQHIIDAVIKEQAPIRERAKEYEESPSIVRSIIAEGCDEARDEARKTLSEIKKVMGLNYK
- a CDS encoding segregation/condensation protein A, giving the protein MNKPEFGPQIPLALVEGQAVTELPKDLYIPPDALQVILETFEGPLDLLLYLIKRQNLDILNIPIADITHQYMGYVELMKSMNLELAAEYLVMAAMLAEIKSRMLLPRPSDVEDEDDPRAELIRRLQEYERFKQAAQDIDCLPRIEREIFPVQAEVPVTNITPLVPTVELADIFLALKDVIARAELFTHHEIKKEALSVRERMTKVLTQLRDDRFCEFTLLFPLDEGRAGVVVTLLAILELVKESLIEMIQNDLFAPIYVKTAGSMNESATA
- a CDS encoding pseudouridine synthase, encoding MRERIQKLLAQSGFGSRREIEGWIRAGRITVNGQLAKLGDVASEDDKLTLDGRLVHLKKRETVTTRVLAYHKPVGQVSTRSDPEGRPTVFNSLPRLSGERWIAVGRLDFNTSGLILMTNNGELANRLMHPSNGMDREYAVRILGEVDNDMLQRLRDGVMLEDGKGRFEDIVDSGGEGANHWYHVVLKEGRNREVRRLWESQGVRVSRLQRVRFGPIILPRKIRPAKFQELEEGDLTVLMEEVGMKYRRPVTTKKGSQRVTRAPKSKYSRKTKF
- the orn gene encoding oligoribonuclease; translated protein: MQNKNNLIWIDLEMTGLDSDHDRIIEIATVITDSELNTVAEGPIIAVHQSDEVLAGMDEWNTKQHGKSGLTHRVKASQYTEVEAERETLDFLKKYVPENSSPICGNSICQDRRFLYRHMKELENYFHYRNLDVSTIKVLTQHWSPDIVKMIKKSSSHLAMDDIKDSINELIHYRKHVFKI
- a CDS encoding Rrf2 family transcriptional regulator — its product is MQLKRYTDYSLRVLIYLAVKQGEVVTVNEIAQSYNISRHHIAKVVYQLSLGGFIHTVLGKNGGATLNKPPSEINIGDLIRHTEVNLSAFDCNNLTQNCVISEICQLTQILDQATQQFLKVLDQYTLADLISQNKSALAEVLFIKKRS
- the recR gene encoding recombination mediator RecR, with product MTQEPLVAQLIDSLCCLPGVGPKSAQRMAFHLLERDRNGARRLAHYLTEAADKVGHCSICRNLSEKEVCRLCSNEKRDRSLLCIVEMPTDVQAIEQSTGFQGRYFVLMGHLSPIDGLGPDEIGLNQLATHLDSGKIKEIILATNPTIEGEATAHYIGEMVRSRQIKTTRIAHGVPLGGELEFVDGGTLSHAFSGRREIESSP
- a CDS encoding YbaB/EbfC family nucleoid-associated protein; the encoded protein is MKNLGNLMKQAQKIQENMQQAQEDLATMEVTGQAGGGMVSVIMTGKHDVKRVSIDDALMDDDKEMIEDLLAAAVNDAVRKIEKESQEKMSGMTAGFPMPPGFKMPF
- the dnaX gene encoding DNA polymerase III subunit gamma/tau; translation: MGYQVLARKWRPGIFSEMVGQTHVLRAITNALDNDRLHHAYLFTGTRGVGKTTIARIFAKSLNCEAGVSSTPCGQCSICQEINDGRFIDLIEVDAASRTKVEDTRELLDNVQYAATRGRYKVYLIDEVHMLSTHSFNALLKTLEEPPPHVKFLLATTDPKKLPATILSRCLQFNLKRLPPELIQEHLSYVLTAEKIEAENSALKQLARAADGSMRDALSLLDQAIAYSGGQLTTAQMHEMLGTIEQTHVLKLAQALAENSAEALLGCVHQLAEQAPDFNGVLADLIALFYRVALQQTAPSAFSDDEDNREIIVQLAENISPQDVQLYYQIALMGRRDLSLSPDLRTGFEMIMLRMLAFRPVPASNTTPNSEKNIQPTAAVPQKKPALAASLNIKTQKPPKAPEQQPEAPVLSPAKQAIAAAKELAKSKPSKPEVTPPLKTSRQKIQTQPAASPSDDWHTIVESLQLTGLVQQLALNSLYKNRDGNTITLQVDRNGERLRSPQLIERLEKALQHYFSAPVKLIFESKDQLKSEPATSLKTETPAVRQQRKADERLEMAKQSISEDAHVKALQDRFNARVVTDSIKPLP
- a CDS encoding DUF4412 domain-containing protein produces the protein MKITNKVLAVLISSSFACSAVSAGIMVKQKSGDNIEAHIFQSGTYINQQNGTLSAIIDFNSNNCTQLNHSEKSYFMGDCKGMAPAFKSFMSSKVEEGKAAMSSEDQAYMKQMMEQMLPKQSDVKITVKKEGSTSIQGYDSDLYVLKVGDEKVSEIWVSKALEKDISKEIDIKKLDKLSKEFKETMGGMQEAMFGKKMKDPEKDAEATLDDKGYFIKRIKYGNGMFAATPDMPQKTNSKDDTIRDEQEVISVEKKKFDLAKYSVPKDYQAATSWKDFVESSIKGF
- a CDS encoding ABC transporter permease produces the protein MRFYIPLAIVILWLFFALFGSLLPLQPNLVNLTEILTPPNIEAWLGYDDLGRPLWDRLVMGAKSSFYVVFWVILISTVVGTLVGAFSAYIGGWWDHLIVRIIDIFLAFPGILLAIAMAGLMGPGIDNVVIALCTVGWVGYARLSRAQVLSIRQREHVQAAEALGIPPFQIVIRHLLPLIMAPLIVEATFGVAAVIIGEAGLSFLGLGIQPPDASWGSMIRDGARYMLVAPHMVIIPGIALMLVVLAVNLLGDYLRDRLDVKQRKI
- a CDS encoding ABC transporter permease; this translates as MLHFILTRLASAVFVIIGVSTLVFLLIHLVPGDPVEVMLGESAKPADREALRHALGLDLPIHQQLVNYFGNLLQFDLGTSLHSKRPITELLAERLPATFQLAVAGLLVAVIIAFPLGIIAAIRRNTWWDHGAMGVALIGVSMPNFWLGPLLILVFSLWLGWLPVSGHESWAALILPAITLGTAMAAILSRMIRAALLEVMDEDFIRTARAKGLKERRVVLKHGLSNALLPVITILGLQLGVLLGGAVITEIVFSWPGIGQLTIDSINRRDYPVVQACILVIALTYVVVNTLTDVVYALIDPRIRLGNS